A single Danio aesculapii chromosome 19, fDanAes4.1, whole genome shotgun sequence DNA region contains:
- the galr1a gene encoding galanin receptor type 1, whose amino-acid sequence MSTQNSSDLDRPRSNIDLEAPEKNLFGIGTDNFVTLLIFGLIFTLGVLGNSLVITVLAQRKPGQQRSTTNIFILNLSVADLSYLLFCIPFQSTVYMLPTWILGAFICKFIHYFFTVSMLVSIFTLSAMSVDRYIAIVHCRKSSSIRVARHALIGVLVIWVLSFAMATPVAYYQGIVESEDNSTFCWEVWPDHDRRKIYVVCTFVFGYVLPLILISFCYAKVLNHLHKKLRNVSKKSEASKKKTAQTVLVVVVVFCLSWLPHHVVHLWVEFGSFPLNQASFVLRVAAHCLAYSNSSVNPVIYAFLSENFRQAYKQVFRCQVASECPTNEAREMKSKTEAAPSTNCTTV is encoded by the exons ATGAGCACACAAAACAGCAGTGATTTGGACAGACCTAGAAGCAACATAGACTTAGAAGCACCTGAAAAAAACCTATTTGGCATCGGCACCGACAACTTCGTCACGCTTCTGATTTTCGGACTCATATTTACTCTTGGCGTCCTGGGAAACTCTCTGGTGATCACGGTTCTGGCTCAACGCAAACCCGGACAGCAACGAAGCACCACCAACATCTTCATTCTCAACCTCAGCGTGGCAGATCTGTCCTACCTGCTCTTCTGCATCCCTTTTCAATCAACAGTGTACATGCTGCCCACATGGATCCTGGGCGCCTTTATTTGCAAGTTCATCCACTACTTTTTCACCGTGTCTATGCTGGTGAGCATCTTCACCTTATCAGCCATGTCGGTGGACAGGTACATCGCCATTGTGCATTGCAGAAAGTCTTCATCCATTCGAGTTGCGAGGCATGCGCTGATCGGGGTGCTGGTCATATGGGTGCTCTCTTTCGCCATGGCCACTCCGGTCGCCTACTATCAGGGTATCGTGGAAAGTGAGGACAACAGCACGTTTTGCTGGGAAGTGTGGCCAGATCACGACAGGAGAAAAATCTATGTGGTCTGCACTTTTGTTTTTGGATATGTGCTGCCGCTGATTCTGATTTCTTTCTGTTATGCCAAG GTCCTGAATCATTTGCATAAAAAGTTAAGAAACGTCTCCAAAAAGTCAGAGGCATCAAAAAAGAAG ACAGCTCAGACCGttctagtggtggtggtggtgttctGCCTTTCCTGGCTGCCTCATCACGTGGTGCACCTGTGGGTTGAGTTTGGCTCCTTCCCTCTGAACCAGGCATCCTTCGTGCTCCGCGTGGCGGCTCATTGTCTGGCCTACAGCAACTCCTCTGTTAATCCAGTTATTTATGCCTTCCTGTCAGAGAACTTCAGGCAGGCCTATAAGCAGGTGTTTCGCTGTCAGGTGGCTTCTGAGTGCCCTACAAATGAAGCCAGAGAAATGAAGAGCAAGACGGAAGCAGCACCGTCCACCAACTGCACCACTGTGTAA